A single genomic interval of Alteromonas sp. CI.11.F.A3 harbors:
- a CDS encoding LysR family transcriptional regulator, which translates to MLKSTLEQWRMFKAVVDAGGFNQAAALVHKSQSSVHHAVQKLENAIGVVLFENSGRKVKLSPQGELMYRRAAFVLNEAQKLEAVAASLQAGTETLLRIAVDIIFPSDLLYNVLSKVSEEFPLLRIEIEETVLSGANSLLDSGNVDIAISPFPYPGGFSEDLCEIDFAAVAHVDHPLHALDRALTLEDLKSHRQIVVRDSSAERKVDAGWLGAEQRWTVSHIRTSVDMISQGLGFAWLPIAIIKKELEEGLLLPLPIDSNSGLRRAMLYLTFEDGDGLGPAARSFIGELRYQSMQLPSADGMLDQCIESLHR; encoded by the coding sequence ATGTTAAAATCTACGTTAGAACAATGGCGCATGTTTAAAGCTGTGGTAGATGCTGGAGGCTTCAATCAAGCTGCCGCATTGGTTCACAAAAGCCAGTCTAGTGTGCATCACGCGGTTCAAAAATTAGAAAATGCCATTGGCGTTGTGTTGTTCGAAAACAGTGGACGCAAGGTAAAACTGTCTCCTCAAGGGGAGTTGATGTATCGTCGAGCAGCGTTCGTTTTAAATGAAGCTCAAAAGTTAGAAGCGGTAGCGGCTAGTTTACAAGCGGGAACTGAAACTCTTCTTCGTATCGCCGTTGATATTATTTTTCCATCAGACTTACTCTATAACGTACTGAGCAAAGTGTCTGAAGAGTTCCCGCTGCTACGTATCGAAATTGAAGAAACCGTATTAAGCGGGGCAAACTCCCTACTTGATAGTGGTAATGTCGATATCGCGATTTCACCTTTCCCCTACCCCGGCGGATTCAGTGAAGATTTATGCGAGATAGACTTTGCCGCGGTGGCACATGTCGATCATCCTCTGCACGCACTTGACCGCGCGTTAACGTTAGAAGATCTAAAGTCGCATCGTCAAATAGTAGTAAGAGATTCATCGGCTGAACGTAAAGTTGATGCAGGTTGGCTTGGCGCCGAGCAGCGCTGGACGGTGAGCCATATTAGAACCTCGGTAGATATGATTTCTCAAGGGCTTGGGTTTGCTTGGCTCCCTATCGCTATCATTAAAAAAGAATTAGAAGAAGGGCTGTTGCTTCCGCTTCCTATTGATAGCAACAGTGGATTGCGTCGCGCTATGCTTTATCTCACATTTGAAGATGGTGACGGCCTTGGGCCCGCAGCAAGAAGCTTTATCGGTGAACTTAGATATCAATCGATGCAGCTTCCCTCTGCTGATGGCATGCTTGATCAATGCATAGAGTCTCTGCATCGATAG
- a CDS encoding rhodanese-like domain-containing protein, with protein sequence MLIDITTRLANIPFPLRCITAKEAMQEISSNHGLLLDVREPAEAASSPVEAALNIPRGVLEMKVIEKCKDAKFPIYIHCASGIRAKLAAEQLMNMGYDNVSVVTCSIGDIKQATDA encoded by the coding sequence ATGTTAATTGATATCACTACTAGACTCGCTAATATCCCTTTCCCGCTGCGTTGTATTACGGCTAAAGAAGCGATGCAGGAAATATCTTCTAATCATGGTTTATTACTTGATGTTCGTGAGCCCGCCGAGGCTGCATCTAGCCCTGTAGAAGCCGCATTAAATATTCCTCGTGGCGTGCTCGAAATGAAAGTTATCGAAAAATGTAAAGATGCCAAGTTTCCAATCTATATTCATTGCGCCTCGGGCATTCGCGCTAAATTGGCAGCCGAACAGCTAATGAACATGGGGTATGACAATGTGAGCGTGGTAACCTGTTCAATAGGCGATATTAAGCAAGCCACCGACGCATAA
- a CDS encoding ArsR/SmtB family transcription factor, whose protein sequence is MTDNLAVDNLSVDTSEMAQYTMEAELYLKQLANKTRLMVLCSLVDKELSVTQMLDHVDVSQPVISQHLALLRESKMVATRRDGQTIYYRLADERVKQTIGLLHKFFCAQND, encoded by the coding sequence ATGACTGATAATCTAGCCGTTGATAATCTATCTGTAGATACGAGCGAAATGGCTCAATATACAATGGAAGCTGAGCTTTATCTAAAGCAGTTGGCGAATAAAACCCGTTTAATGGTTTTATGCTCTTTAGTGGACAAAGAGCTATCTGTAACCCAAATGTTAGACCATGTAGACGTTTCTCAGCCTGTGATTTCACAACATTTGGCCCTATTAAGAGAATCTAAGATGGTGGCCACACGCCGGGACGGACAAACCATTTACTATCGACTAGCCGACGAAAGAGTGAAGCAAACCATTGGTCTGCTCCACAAGTTTTTTTGCGCGCAGAACGATTAA
- a CDS encoding PRC-barrel domain-containing protein → MMVSYKQIKHFSIHATDKDIGGVRDILFDDKDFVVRYVVADTNTWLPLSRKVVISPISVTRVDQEEETVDVSMTADTLKNSPSIDEHKPVSREFEETLFRYFGYGYYWIGPGAWGDFAHPNELADPELAAMGKEELDNKPENHLRACGEVSGYEVATQDDNVGHISDFVFDTDGWKIQLLVVDTNNWLPGGKKLAVLPSDIKSIDWSSHNVSVNLTHEGLMARPEVDLDKLGDIAYVEALIANAKLV, encoded by the coding sequence ATGATGGTGTCATATAAACAGATTAAACATTTTTCAATTCATGCTACCGATAAGGACATAGGCGGCGTACGAGACATACTTTTCGACGATAAAGATTTCGTTGTTAGGTACGTAGTTGCCGATACGAATACGTGGCTTCCTCTTAGCAGGAAAGTGGTGATCTCACCTATCTCGGTGACCCGTGTTGATCAGGAAGAAGAAACCGTTGATGTTTCCATGACGGCAGACACGCTTAAAAACAGCCCATCAATTGACGAGCACAAACCGGTTTCAAGAGAGTTCGAAGAAACGCTGTTTCGTTACTTTGGTTATGGCTATTACTGGATTGGCCCAGGCGCGTGGGGCGATTTCGCTCACCCAAATGAACTAGCCGATCCTGAGCTAGCAGCCATGGGTAAAGAAGAGTTAGATAATAAACCTGAGAATCACTTAAGAGCTTGTGGCGAGGTTAGTGGCTACGAAGTGGCAACCCAAGACGACAACGTTGGGCATATTAGCGATTTTGTGTTTGATACTGATGGCTGGAAAATTCAGTTGTTAGTGGTAGATACAAACAACTGGTTACCGGGTGGTAAAAAGCTGGCGGTACTGCCCTCAGACATCAAAAGTATCGATTGGTCTTCTCATAATGTCTCGGTCAACCTCACCCACGAGGGATTGATGGCTAGACCGGAAGTTGACCTTGATAAGTTGGGTGATATTGCATACGTAGAGGCGTTGATAGCGAATGCGAAGCTTGTCTAG
- the maoP gene encoding DUF413 domain-containing protein, with protein sequence MKNLSIRVSQKPFIDRQKFPYGFRKSGDFSIGEADILTGYGKTLLALECGELSPETDDELHFLDFISGKVEAENAVERTWAKYVRLSRGKKHFYTLHSSAASNQSDYDEDYSDEAFDVA encoded by the coding sequence ATGAAAAATTTATCAATTCGCGTTTCTCAAAAACCTTTTATAGACAGACAAAAATTTCCTTATGGCTTTCGAAAATCTGGCGACTTCAGTATTGGTGAAGCAGATATACTAACCGGTTATGGAAAGACCCTACTGGCACTAGAATGCGGGGAGCTATCACCAGAGACAGATGATGAGCTTCATTTTCTAGACTTTATTAGTGGTAAAGTGGAAGCTGAAAACGCTGTAGAGCGCACTTGGGCCAAGTACGTACGCTTATCTCGAGGCAAGAAACACTTCTACACATTGCATAGCAGCGCTGCGAGTAACCAATCGGATTACGATGAAGATTACAGCGATGAAGCATTCGATGTAGCCTAA
- a CDS encoding LysR family transcriptional regulator has protein sequence MDIRFLTTFIEVAKTRHFGKAAENLYLTQSAVSARIKLLEEYFHTTLFIRQRNSIQLTQSGEKLLPYARQLCSTLNEAKQELQIQSSEYVVCGATQLASELMLPTTLSHLHNTFPDWSVKAEVLSLDGLSRQLHERVTDLAFSTEPLKSEEVKSEVLLENQLGLYRIGEGSDVVDAAEFVAIDWGSKARDLLLTLYPQLRDAKLRTNSLNLALNNLQYEGGVAVLPKGTVNQLDPTITISLIQPLEGITMKVYLHTMKQVRRVGLEALITSISTIHPA, from the coding sequence ATGGATATACGCTTTCTCACCACATTTATTGAAGTTGCAAAAACCCGACATTTTGGCAAAGCAGCTGAAAATCTTTATCTAACGCAATCTGCGGTAAGTGCGCGGATCAAGTTGCTAGAAGAATACTTTCATACCACGCTTTTCATACGCCAGCGCAATAGTATTCAGCTAACCCAATCGGGGGAGAAGCTGTTGCCGTATGCACGCCAGCTTTGCAGTACGCTAAATGAAGCCAAGCAAGAACTGCAAATTCAGTCTTCTGAATATGTGGTGTGTGGGGCAACGCAGTTAGCCAGTGAATTAATGTTGCCTACCACTTTAAGTCACCTTCACAACACATTTCCTGATTGGTCTGTTAAAGCAGAAGTACTTTCTCTCGATGGTTTGTCCCGTCAATTGCACGAGCGTGTAACCGATTTGGCTTTTTCAACCGAACCGCTAAAGTCAGAAGAAGTTAAAAGTGAAGTGTTATTAGAGAACCAGTTAGGGTTATACCGAATTGGTGAAGGCAGTGATGTAGTAGACGCGGCAGAGTTTGTGGCCATTGATTGGGGCAGCAAAGCCAGAGATTTATTGCTTACGTTATACCCTCAACTTCGTGATGCTAAATTACGTACGAACTCGCTCAACTTAGCCCTTAATAACCTACAATATGAAGGTGGCGTTGCTGTACTTCCTAAAGGAACGGTAAATCAACTTGATCCAACTATCACTATTTCACTAATACAGCCTTTAGAAGGTATAACCATGAAAGTTTATCTTCACACCATGAAACAAGTCAGGCGTGTAGGGCTAGAAGCCTTAATTACCAGCATATCGACCATACACCCTGCCTAA
- a CDS encoding DUF2750 domain-containing protein: protein MTTQHPLLQMNAFERLEASVELIKTSGKLFILKDEHGCVMLTTDDEDGIPVWPESSLALLWATEDWSDCEAMEISTKDFLTKWVGGMTQDNLTVMVCPVPGEEGEVMEPEEFAQQI, encoded by the coding sequence ATGACAACTCAACACCCATTATTACAAATGAACGCGTTCGAACGCCTAGAAGCTAGCGTTGAATTAATTAAAACCTCGGGCAAACTTTTCATTCTTAAAGATGAACATGGTTGCGTGATGTTAACGACAGATGATGAAGATGGCATTCCAGTATGGCCGGAATCATCTCTAGCTTTGCTATGGGCAACTGAAGATTGGTCAGACTGTGAAGCAATGGAAATTTCTACCAAAGACTTTCTTACCAAATGGGTGGGCGGCATGACGCAAGATAACCTTACGGTTATGGTTTGTCCGGTACCAGGAGAGGAGGGTGAAGTGATGGAACCAGAGGAATTTGCACAGCAAATTTAA
- a CDS encoding DUF2789 domain-containing protein — translation MFTEQPTMNSLFEQLGLDSSDEAIDSFIETHKGLNKSQHIFEAPFWSESQAAFLKTAIEDDADWAEIIDQLNVRLH, via the coding sequence ATGTTTACTGAACAACCGACTATGAACAGTTTGTTTGAACAGTTAGGGCTAGATAGTAGCGATGAAGCGATAGACAGTTTTATTGAAACGCACAAAGGATTAAATAAGAGCCAACATATTTTCGAAGCGCCGTTTTGGTCTGAAAGCCAAGCGGCTTTCTTGAAAACGGCTATTGAAGATGACGCTGATTGGGCTGAAATTATCGACCAACTCAACGTACGTTTGCATTAG
- a CDS encoding YceH family protein, with the protein MTTTLSDMEARVIGVLLEKSVTTPEQYPLSLNALTNGCNQKSNRLPVTQLTEDEVIKILDGLKGKRIVQASSGYGSRVDKYSHRFCNTEFGDIKLSDHQQAIITELLLRGPQTPGELRGRCQRLAQFADISDVEATISSLLAYQPDALIYSLPRESGKREIRYNHTFCQPNANNNNGESESTSESADTVETLKAALLEVKATLADLESRINDLSSGD; encoded by the coding sequence ATGACCACGACTTTATCTGATATGGAAGCACGTGTTATTGGTGTACTACTTGAAAAGTCGGTGACTACGCCCGAACAGTACCCGTTATCGCTTAATGCGCTCACCAATGGATGTAACCAAAAAAGTAACCGATTACCTGTCACTCAGTTAACCGAAGACGAAGTCATTAAAATACTTGATGGATTGAAAGGTAAACGAATTGTTCAAGCTTCATCAGGCTATGGTAGCCGAGTAGACAAATATTCCCACCGTTTTTGTAATACCGAATTTGGAGATATAAAACTTAGCGATCATCAGCAGGCCATTATTACTGAACTCTTACTGCGCGGCCCTCAAACACCCGGTGAATTGCGAGGCCGATGCCAGCGTTTAGCGCAATTTGCTGATATCAGCGATGTAGAAGCAACCATCAGCAGCTTACTTGCTTACCAGCCAGATGCACTTATTTACTCACTACCAAGAGAGTCGGGTAAAAGAGAGATACGCTACAACCATACATTTTGTCAGCCAAATGCGAATAACAATAATGGTGAAAGTGAAAGCACAAGCGAAAGTGCTGATACCGTTGAAACACTAAAGGCGGCTTTACTAGAAGTAAAAGCCACCCTTGCCGATTTAGAATCAAGAATTAATGATTTATCGTCAGGCGACTAA
- a CDS encoding ribonuclease J, whose protein sequence is MNLNLYGHDGKWLMVDCGVSFDEPLIPPYRYTGTTKQTHHRVVAPDPTFIAAQKENIAGIVITHAHEDHVGALPYLWARFQCPIYTTSFTAEVLRRKLAQTKLVNKVPIVEIASEQTLTLGPFDVSWLSVTHSLPEPYALKIATSAGTVLHTADWKIDAQPITGKPFDSNTYRALGDENILAMVGDSTNATKPGFSISERNCYDGLLSTVKPLQGRVVVTCFGSNIARLITLARVAQKTGRYIALYGRSLINMYSIARQQGIWPVDLPVADAFHLGYLPPYEVLGVATGSQGEKNTALSRMANDSHPHLQLDKGDTVIYSAIAIPGNEDSIKRVNSVLSARGVKVIMSEDSQLPIHASGHPCAEELKLMYHWVKPQIAIPVHGEEVHLKAHAMIAKECGVKKHYVGQNGDLYRLAPQPSIRRQVINTGRIPVQQD, encoded by the coding sequence ATGAACCTGAACCTGTATGGGCATGATGGCAAGTGGTTGATGGTAGATTGTGGCGTGTCGTTCGATGAACCGCTTATACCTCCTTATCGCTATACTGGCACAACCAAGCAAACCCATCACAGGGTGGTGGCGCCAGATCCCACCTTCATTGCGGCGCAAAAGGAAAATATTGCCGGCATTGTTATCACCCATGCGCATGAAGACCATGTAGGCGCATTGCCGTATTTATGGGCGCGTTTTCAGTGCCCCATCTATACCACTTCTTTTACTGCCGAAGTATTACGTCGTAAACTTGCGCAAACCAAATTAGTTAATAAAGTACCCATAGTAGAGATAGCCTCTGAGCAAACGCTGACATTAGGGCCCTTTGATGTGAGCTGGTTATCGGTAACCCACTCGCTGCCCGAACCTTATGCGTTAAAAATAGCCACGTCAGCGGGCACGGTTTTACATACTGCCGACTGGAAAATCGATGCGCAGCCAATTACCGGTAAGCCTTTTGACAGTAATACCTATCGCGCACTAGGAGATGAAAACATTCTTGCTATGGTTGGAGATTCTACCAACGCAACAAAACCAGGTTTTTCTATCTCTGAACGCAATTGCTACGACGGTTTGTTAAGCACAGTTAAACCACTGCAGGGCAGGGTCGTTGTGACGTGCTTTGGCAGTAATATCGCGCGATTAATTACCCTTGCTAGGGTGGCCCAAAAAACCGGGCGTTATATTGCTTTGTACGGGCGCTCACTTATCAATATGTACAGCATTGCCCGCCAACAAGGAATCTGGCCTGTAGACTTGCCCGTGGCAGATGCGTTTCATTTAGGCTACTTGCCACCATATGAAGTGCTCGGCGTGGCAACTGGCAGTCAGGGAGAGAAAAATACCGCCCTTTCTCGCATGGCCAATGACAGTCACCCTCATTTGCAGCTAGACAAAGGGGACACTGTTATTTATTCCGCTATTGCCATACCGGGTAACGAAGACAGTATTAAGCGAGTAAACAGTGTGCTTAGTGCTAGAGGCGTTAAGGTCATAATGAGCGAAGATAGCCAACTGCCCATTCATGCAAGCGGACACCCATGCGCTGAAGAACTCAAACTCATGTATCACTGGGTAAAACCTCAAATTGCTATTCCTGTGCATGGCGAAGAGGTGCACCTTAAAGCTCACGCCATGATTGCTAAAGAATGTGGTGTAAAAAAACACTATGTGGGGCAAAACGGTGACTTGTATCGGCTAGCGCCTCAACCAAGCATTCGACGGCAAGTTATTAATACTGGGCGAATTCCTGTTCAACAAGATTAA
- a CDS encoding EAL domain-containing protein translates to MRWYLISVLFAVCFVSTVSYAESPRLSNPVFQSLSTKNGLPQDVVNDIAIDKDGFVWIATDGGVARWDGVRTKIIKGPNDLFVNASINKISLETDKALWISTYASGVYRLDFSTQAITKQVALPFSTQEDWFQDVSQFYWQDEATLFIAMPEQVVRFDTHTMSYETVFTLSDELIAQRHFIRDIIVVDGWLLLATSDGLDALDLSNADAKTVSVNYLSGVEPDVDNLNTKFLMHDTEGRIWVGTVNGLFQTTKVELLSHVGSDKPSGFQQIVRSRNIWTMEQRDDNAFWFGTNEGLFELQLSQNKWLSEHILEPHNGRTELSNKRIVDIETDYAGNLWLSSVYAGALYFGVKSAEIYAIQNNRNDKSTTLSDSVVWSLTQTDKDVLWIGTENGLNRFNLKARTSEQFITSDSEFVAEREWLIEKLVPTGDGRLFVQTYMGIRLFDPSTGKLSIPPLQSSFDSDVFNAWNSSITIGADGDLYFVGNHYYRYNLEAEKLDIIDLDEDIFDINFSIGFLGASPYHDNRLFLAMVGGLWLVDTNTLEHELVYRFSEKQRANERSITSWVIDNTGVLWLAFSGYGLFGVDADTFEPLYKLNESNLLLSNIVYGLQKDSNGDIWFSSHSGLHRYSPASAQVQNFIYGRELSVSEFNQGASLELIDGRLAYGSTSGVVVFSPALLKQIGSNSNLVSRQTAITDVSVDSRELMLPLGNLNGQNISLDYQDYGMTIHFSSLSMNGVGKAKYHYTLLRNKQVVSDGVSEDDKITLTNLEPGRYHFTVGPLASSVEYTVLPATLTFDMPYVPWRSPFAYAMYFTLILLMIIAYVVSRQRHLHRLQKAQQQALLFNDAFRQTRDWVLIFDKNKVPVAANPAFENVFDFNAKESLAKQIDRLFTRYPTLEWQLSGKLSDLKGGEFWKDEAIIEGADTKQYDVLIDISAVKGSEKSNEADHYLLVVSDITEQKNAERKLLKLANYDGLTGLVNRSLLLDRLEHAIAGARQQNTHVAVLFVDLDRFKGINDSLGHDYGDKLLKVVANRMRNLASDAGTVARLGGDEFVIVIEDMETTDGLTSFVAQLIESVETPISLANEVLRVSCSVGIAFYPDDATEPAELIKQADVAMYSAKKDTLSGFTYFTKDMNDRAKHRLITENLIKRAYSEKSFFNHYQPIINTHDKTTIGVELLLRGELDGNPIYPDVFIPVLEELRYIIEVTRAAMRRAAEDLAIWYEEGFKGFVSINLSALHFKTEFDLEGVFSLLEEFNLPKEAFRFEITEGVLMDDSDNALRQIERFVDAGFILALDDFGTGYSSLSYLKRYPLSVLKIDKSFVNDMAPGNANDALVSTTITLASSLNMLSVAEGVETEEQALSLSEKGCVLHQGYFYAKPMPNGELSSYLFKQW, encoded by the coding sequence ATGCGCTGGTACCTAATCTCAGTTTTATTTGCTGTTTGTTTCGTTAGCACTGTTAGCTACGCTGAGTCTCCCCGTCTTTCAAATCCAGTATTCCAATCGCTGTCCACTAAAAATGGGCTTCCACAAGATGTTGTGAACGATATTGCGATAGATAAAGATGGCTTTGTATGGATAGCCACTGATGGCGGCGTGGCGCGATGGGATGGCGTAAGAACAAAAATTATAAAGGGTCCCAACGACCTTTTCGTCAATGCTTCAATAAACAAAATTAGCTTAGAAACTGACAAAGCACTGTGGATAAGCACATACGCATCGGGTGTTTACCGCCTTGATTTCAGCACCCAAGCTATCACCAAACAAGTGGCATTACCGTTTTCAACCCAAGAAGATTGGTTTCAGGATGTGAGTCAGTTTTATTGGCAAGATGAAGCTACCTTGTTTATTGCCATGCCTGAACAAGTTGTCCGTTTTGATACTCACACCATGTCTTACGAGACGGTTTTCACACTAAGTGACGAACTCATTGCACAACGGCATTTCATTCGAGATATTATCGTTGTAGACGGCTGGCTATTACTGGCCACCAGTGATGGATTAGATGCGCTCGATTTATCCAACGCTGATGCAAAAACCGTTTCCGTTAATTACCTGAGTGGCGTTGAGCCCGATGTTGATAACCTAAACACTAAATTTCTGATGCACGACACGGAAGGTAGGATTTGGGTAGGTACGGTTAATGGGCTATTTCAAACCACGAAAGTTGAATTATTGTCTCATGTGGGTAGCGATAAGCCCTCGGGGTTCCAGCAAATAGTCAGAAGCCGCAATATCTGGACGATGGAACAGCGTGACGACAACGCATTTTGGTTTGGCACCAACGAAGGTCTATTTGAATTACAACTTAGTCAAAACAAGTGGCTAAGTGAACACATCCTTGAGCCTCATAACGGCAGAACCGAGCTCTCTAACAAACGCATTGTTGATATTGAAACCGATTATGCTGGTAATTTATGGTTAAGTTCGGTTTACGCGGGGGCATTGTATTTTGGCGTAAAAAGCGCCGAAATTTATGCTATTCAAAACAACCGAAATGACAAGAGTACCACCCTAAGTGATAGTGTGGTTTGGTCTCTAACCCAAACCGATAAAGACGTGTTATGGATTGGTACCGAAAACGGGTTGAATCGATTCAACCTCAAAGCGCGCACATCGGAACAATTCATTACCTCTGATAGTGAATTTGTGGCCGAAAGAGAATGGCTAATTGAAAAGTTAGTTCCCACAGGCGATGGCAGGTTGTTTGTGCAAACTTACATGGGGATCCGGTTGTTCGACCCCAGTACAGGAAAATTATCCATACCACCATTGCAATCATCGTTTGATAGCGATGTGTTCAATGCGTGGAATTCAAGTATTACTATAGGCGCTGACGGCGACTTATATTTTGTCGGTAATCATTACTACCGCTACAACTTAGAAGCGGAAAAATTAGATATAATCGATTTGGACGAGGATATCTTCGATATTAATTTTTCCATTGGCTTTTTAGGTGCCTCTCCTTATCACGATAACCGTCTGTTTCTCGCCATGGTTGGCGGTCTATGGTTGGTCGACACCAATACCTTAGAGCATGAGTTGGTATATCGCTTTTCAGAAAAACAACGCGCTAATGAGCGTTCGATAACGTCGTGGGTTATCGATAATACCGGTGTATTGTGGCTAGCTTTTAGTGGTTATGGGTTATTCGGTGTAGATGCCGATACCTTTGAACCGCTTTATAAATTAAACGAAAGTAACTTGCTGCTCTCCAACATCGTTTACGGCTTACAAAAAGACAGTAACGGGGATATTTGGTTTAGTTCGCATTCTGGACTGCACCGATATTCGCCAGCCTCAGCGCAAGTACAAAACTTTATTTACGGCCGAGAATTATCAGTGTCGGAGTTTAATCAAGGGGCATCACTTGAACTTATTGATGGGCGTCTCGCTTACGGCTCAACATCAGGTGTTGTGGTTTTCTCTCCCGCGTTGCTCAAACAAATTGGCAGCAATTCGAACCTCGTTTCCAGACAAACAGCAATTACTGATGTGAGTGTCGATTCACGTGAGCTTATGCTCCCATTAGGCAATCTAAACGGGCAGAATATCAGTTTAGATTATCAAGACTACGGAATGACTATCCATTTTTCATCCTTGTCGATGAATGGAGTAGGTAAAGCCAAGTATCACTACACCTTATTGCGCAACAAACAAGTGGTTAGTGATGGCGTGTCAGAAGACGATAAAATTACCTTAACTAACTTAGAGCCAGGCCGTTATCACTTTACCGTAGGCCCTCTTGCCAGCAGTGTAGAATATACCGTTTTACCCGCCACGTTAACGTTTGATATGCCTTATGTCCCGTGGCGCTCGCCCTTTGCCTATGCAATGTATTTCACCTTGATACTACTGATGATTATTGCGTACGTGGTTTCACGTCAGCGTCATTTACATCGACTCCAAAAAGCGCAGCAGCAAGCGTTACTTTTCAACGATGCGTTTCGCCAAACCCGCGACTGGGTGCTTATTTTTGATAAAAATAAAGTACCTGTAGCTGCAAACCCCGCATTTGAAAACGTATTTGATTTTAACGCCAAAGAATCGTTAGCAAAGCAGATTGACAGGCTTTTCACTCGTTACCCTACATTGGAATGGCAGCTATCTGGTAAGCTCAGTGATCTCAAAGGGGGAGAGTTCTGGAAGGACGAAGCAATTATTGAGGGTGCTGACACTAAGCAGTACGACGTACTTATAGATATTAGTGCCGTTAAAGGAAGTGAAAAAAGCAACGAAGCTGACCATTATTTGCTAGTAGTATCGGACATTACTGAACAAAAAAATGCGGAACGGAAACTGCTTAAATTAGCTAATTATGATGGTTTAACAGGGTTAGTTAATCGCAGTTTGCTGCTGGACAGATTAGAACATGCCATTGCAGGCGCGCGTCAACAAAACACTCATGTAGCAGTATTGTTTGTTGATCTGGACCGCTTTAAAGGTATTAACGACTCACTTGGCCATGATTATGGCGATAAGCTACTTAAAGTGGTGGCAAATCGGATGCGTAATCTAGCCTCTGATGCAGGTACCGTAGCGCGTTTGGGCGGCGACGAGTTTGTGATTGTTATTGAAGATATGGAAACCACCGATGGGCTTACTTCTTTTGTGGCGCAGTTAATCGAGTCGGTTGAAACACCTATTTCGCTGGCTAACGAAGTGCTTCGAGTATCATGCAGTGTGGGTATTGCCTTTTACCCCGACGATGCCACAGAGCCCGCCGAGCTTATCAAACAAGCCGACGTGGCCATGTATTCTGCAAAGAAAGACACCCTGAGTGGTTTCACATACTTCACAAAAGACATGAACGACAGAGCGAAACATAGGCTCATTACAGAAAACTTGATAAAGCGGGCTTATTCAGAAAAAAGTTTCTTTAATCACTATCAGCCCATTATTAATACTCACGACAAAACCACCATCGGGGTTGAGTTGTTATTGCGTGGTGAGCTAGATGGTAACCCTATTTATCCAGACGTATTTATTCCCGTTCTAGAAGAGCTAAGGTATATCATTGAGGTGACTCGGGCGGCCATGCGTAGGGCTGCCGAAGATTTAGCTATTTGGTATGAAGAGGGTTTTAAAGGGTTTGTTTCAATAAATTTATCTGCTCTTCATTTTAAAACCGAATTTGATTTAGAGGGTGTTTTTTCCTTGCTAGAAGAATTCAATCTGCCAAAAGAAGCGTTTCGTTTTGAAATCACGGAAGGTGTATTAATGGATGATAGCGACAATGCGCTGCGTCAAATCGAGCGCTTCGTTGATGCAGGATTCATTCTAGCGTTAGATGATTTTGGCACAGGGTACTCGTCACTAAGTTATCTCAAGCGTTACCCGCTATCGGTACTCAAAATTGATAAAAGCTTCGTTAACGATATGGCACCAGGCAATGCTAACGATGCTTTGGTGTCGACCACAATAACCCTCGCAAGTAGTTTGAATATGTTAAGTGTTGCTGAGGGCGTAGAAACCGAAGAGCAGGCGTTGAGTTTGTCTGAAAAAGGATGTGTGTTACATCAAGGCTACTTTTACGCTAAGCCTATGCCGAACGGTGAACTTTCCTCCTATCTGTTTAAGCAATGGTGA